In Streptomyces sp. NBC_00414, a single window of DNA contains:
- a CDS encoding DUF6233 domain-containing protein, translating into MFDYLAADLPRPHALRVWHAMRLTRIDAKSFAVQKRETEQEHGLLARLPEPEWVVELGTGDDRPPVEVHVGHRYAIGQRRRPVSRDKARRLLDAGLRACSHCTPDTLLDIPLSSRPALAAAAH; encoded by the coding sequence ATGTTCGATTACCTAGCCGCTGACCTGCCAAGACCGCATGCACTGCGTGTCTGGCATGCCATGAGGCTGACACGCATCGACGCCAAAAGCTTCGCCGTGCAGAAGCGGGAAACCGAGCAGGAACACGGCCTGCTCGCCCGGCTGCCGGAGCCGGAATGGGTCGTCGAACTGGGCACCGGCGACGACCGCCCACCCGTCGAGGTACACGTGGGCCACCGCTACGCCATCGGCCAACGACGGCGCCCCGTCAGCCGTGACAAAGCCCGCCGGCTCCTCGATGCCGGACTGCGCGCGTGCAGCCACTGCACCCCAGACACCCTGCTCGACATCCCCTTATCCAGCCGCCCGGCCCTTGCCGCCGCGGCGCACTGA
- a CDS encoding VOC family protein has translation MAIARLPLVVIDCPDPGALARFYGAMLDWKIDVSTDRAAVCAGDGRCISFHKVAGYAPPMWPTQDRPQQMHLDVIVDDLDAAEVAVIDLGATKHQEQPGTSYRVFLDPAGHPFCLCLN, from the coding sequence ATGGCTATCGCTCGCTTGCCCCTCGTCGTCATCGACTGTCCGGATCCTGGCGCACTCGCGAGGTTCTACGGTGCGATGTTGGATTGGAAGATCGACGTCTCCACTGATCGGGCTGCGGTCTGTGCCGGAGACGGCCGGTGCATCTCCTTTCATAAGGTGGCTGGTTATGCCCCGCCGATGTGGCCCACCCAGGACCGGCCCCAGCAGATGCACCTCGATGTGATCGTTGACGACCTTGATGCTGCCGAGGTGGCAGTGATCGATCTCGGTGCGACCAAGCACCAGGAGCAGCCGGGTACGTCCTACCGAGTCTTCCTGGACCCGGCAGGTCACCCTTTCTGTCTCTGCCTGAACTGA
- a CDS encoding alpha/beta fold hydrolase: MRITSSDGLTIGFETVGRGHPLVLLHGFFGDRTTWHSAGHVEALTEDFRLVLIDARGHGESEAPHDSGSYAISRQVDDVLSVLDTLDIGQAAMWGASMGGIIGLHLLASHPERLTTLIVGGAHAGPITVEQAAAEAEAAVFRTQGTAPFIEALDRQGPLPAWMRTVMQAADPNALAALTLALDNRDSVLDALASSAVPLLLLAGDRDPRLPAIRETADRIRSSTFAELPGCGHLDTFLRTDLTLPVVRAFLTAQKAL, from the coding sequence ATGCGGATCACCAGCAGTGACGGACTGACGATCGGGTTCGAGACCGTGGGCCGCGGACATCCACTGGTACTGCTGCACGGTTTTTTCGGAGACCGCACCACCTGGCACTCCGCCGGTCACGTCGAAGCACTCACCGAGGACTTTCGTCTCGTCCTGATCGACGCTCGCGGGCACGGCGAAAGCGAAGCGCCCCATGACTCAGGCAGCTATGCGATCAGCCGTCAGGTCGACGACGTCCTCTCCGTGCTCGACACACTCGACATCGGCCAAGCGGCCATGTGGGGCGCCTCGATGGGCGGCATCATCGGCCTGCATCTCCTCGCCAGTCACCCCGAGCGGCTGACCACTCTCATCGTGGGCGGTGCCCACGCCGGCCCGATCACCGTCGAGCAGGCTGCCGCCGAGGCGGAAGCCGCCGTGTTCCGGACCCAGGGCACCGCACCGTTCATTGAGGCGCTGGACCGTCAGGGACCGCTCCCCGCATGGATGCGCACCGTGATGCAAGCCGCCGACCCCAATGCCCTGGCAGCATTGACCCTCGCTCTGGACAACCGCGACAGCGTCCTGGACGCGCTGGCTTCCTCCGCCGTCCCGCTGCTCCTGCTCGCCGGAGACCGTGACCCCCGACTTCCTGCGATTCGGGAGACCGCCGACCGAATACGCAGCTCTACCTTCGCGGAACTGCCCGGCTGCGGGCATCTGGACACTTTCCTGAGGACGGATCTCACCTTGCCCGTGGTCCGGGCGTTCCTTACCGCCCAAAAGGCTCTCTGA
- the recA gene encoding recombinase RecA, whose protein sequence is MAGTDHEKALDTALAQIERKFGRGAVMRLGERPNEPIEVIPTGSTALDVALGVGGLPRGRVVEVYGPESSGKTTLTLHAVANAQKAGGSVAFVDAEHALDPEYAKKLGVDIDNLILSQPDNGEQALEIVDILIRSGALDLIVIDSVAALVPRAEIEGEMGDSHMGLQARLMSQALRKIAGALNQSKTTAIFINQLREKIGVMFGSPETTTGGRALKFYASVRLDIRRIETLKDGTDAVGNRTRVKVVKNKVAPPFKQAEFDILYGQGISREGGLIDMGVENGFVRKAGAWYTYEGDQLGQGKENARNFLKDNPDLANEIEKKILEKLGIRTPAKAVVAEDTGAVPVPDATRTPAGNAI, encoded by the coding sequence ATGGCAGGTACGGACCACGAAAAGGCGCTGGACACGGCGCTCGCACAGATCGAGCGGAAATTCGGCAGGGGTGCTGTGATGCGCCTCGGCGAGCGGCCCAATGAACCCATCGAGGTGATTCCCACCGGCTCGACGGCACTCGACGTCGCACTCGGTGTCGGCGGCCTGCCGCGTGGCCGGGTGGTGGAGGTGTACGGGCCGGAGTCCTCCGGCAAGACGACCCTGACCCTGCACGCCGTGGCGAACGCGCAGAAGGCCGGCGGCTCGGTGGCGTTCGTCGACGCGGAGCACGCTCTGGACCCGGAGTACGCGAAGAAGCTCGGCGTCGACATCGACAACCTCATCCTGTCGCAGCCGGACAACGGGGAACAGGCACTGGAGATCGTCGACATCCTGATCCGCTCCGGCGCGCTCGACCTCATCGTCATCGACTCCGTCGCCGCTCTGGTCCCACGGGCCGAGATCGAGGGCGAGATGGGCGACTCCCACATGGGTCTGCAGGCCCGCCTGATGAGCCAGGCGCTCCGCAAGATCGCTGGTGCGCTCAACCAGTCGAAGACCACCGCGATCTTCATCAACCAGCTCCGCGAGAAGATCGGTGTGATGTTCGGCTCGCCGGAGACCACGACCGGTGGCCGGGCGCTGAAGTTCTACGCCTCGGTGCGCCTCGACATCCGTCGTATCGAGACCCTGAAGGACGGCACCGACGCGGTCGGCAACCGCACCCGCGTGAAGGTCGTCAAGAACAAGGTCGCACCGCCCTTCAAGCAGGCCGAGTTCGACATCCTCTACGGGCAGGGCATCAGCCGTGAGGGCGGCCTGATCGACATGGGCGTGGAGAACGGCTTCGTCCGCAAGGCCGGCGCCTGGTACACGTACGAGGGCGACCAGCTCGGCCAGGGCAAGGAGAACGCGCGCAACTTCCTGAAGGACAACCCCGACCTGGCCAACGAGATCGAGAAGAAGATCCTGGAGAAGCTCGGAATCCGGACACCGGCGAAGGCCGTGGTCGCCGAGGACACAGGCGCCGTCCCGGTCCCCGATGCCACCCGGACCCCGGCGGGAAACGCCATCTGA
- a CDS encoding DUF6461 domain-containing protein — MAANEDTPSLDWATAWMCVTFTRDLTAEEVFTRYGADASRSRLLDADQASELPTGQLADRAVSLQRSGSLGDWTFCFEEDGVIGSWAEPLAALSRGTETYSMLTTDGLDVFQHWRDGECVENFEPGMPDTEPTGPWQDRVETAVAAHEGESAGMAPVVALVLDHLGITLDDDAVAGPWPSLTLSEDDAPSAPRGHTYAGEGPVPPQSPTGN; from the coding sequence ATGGCAGCAAACGAGGACACACCCTCGCTCGACTGGGCGACGGCCTGGATGTGCGTCACCTTCACCCGGGACCTGACCGCCGAGGAGGTGTTCACCCGGTACGGGGCCGACGCGTCCCGCTCCCGTCTCCTCGACGCGGACCAGGCGTCCGAACTGCCCACGGGTCAACTCGCCGACAGGGCGGTCTCACTGCAGCGGTCCGGCAGTCTCGGCGACTGGACCTTCTGCTTCGAGGAGGACGGCGTCATCGGCTCCTGGGCCGAACCGCTCGCAGCACTGTCCCGGGGCACCGAGACATACAGCATGCTGACCACCGACGGTCTTGATGTCTTCCAGCACTGGCGCGACGGCGAGTGTGTCGAGAACTTCGAGCCGGGCATGCCGGACACCGAGCCCACCGGCCCCTGGCAGGACCGGGTCGAGACGGCAGTCGCCGCGCACGAGGGCGAGAGCGCCGGGATGGCACCAGTGGTGGCCCTCGTACTCGACCACCTCGGCATCACCCTGGACGACGACGCCGTCGCCGGCCCCTGGCCCAGCCTGACCCTCTCCGAAGACGATGCACCGTCGGCCCCGCGCGGCCACACCTACGCGGGTGAGGGCCCGGTCCCACCCCAATCTCCGACCGGGAACTGA
- a CDS encoding LysR family transcriptional regulator, producing MGASVSREPSIHQLRLYLTLCEELHFGRAAARLFITQPALSQQIRELEKRLGVRVVERQGRTITLTEAGQALLTEARAAVAAIDRLRRVADAQLRQESGRLVVGTMGAEASMAHTRAVLGLLQDRHPGTTVQLVNLGFGDHMAALAQQEADVVFLRPPVTDDIELHHLATEPRVACLCADHPLASRPQLTLAQLSGIPVVDMPTQVPRLWWDFWAADPRPDGSRVRYGPVVTDMESLLHTVAAGEAMCFLPTAAREYFPRPGIRYIDVVDLSPSTSALAWLRRRRSEATIQAIRHAAREATSRDFGVAM from the coding sequence GTGGGGGCGTCCGTATCGAGGGAACCGAGCATTCATCAGCTTCGGCTCTATCTCACGCTGTGCGAGGAACTCCATTTCGGACGCGCCGCCGCACGCTTGTTCATCACGCAGCCGGCACTGAGTCAGCAGATCAGAGAGCTGGAGAAACGCCTGGGGGTGCGCGTGGTGGAACGCCAGGGCCGGACCATCACACTGACCGAGGCAGGGCAGGCATTGCTGACCGAAGCCCGAGCGGCGGTCGCGGCGATCGACCGGCTGCGGCGCGTCGCCGACGCACAGCTGCGGCAGGAATCCGGACGACTTGTCGTGGGAACCATGGGAGCCGAAGCGTCCATGGCACACACCCGTGCCGTACTCGGACTGCTGCAAGACCGGCACCCCGGGACGACCGTGCAACTGGTCAACCTCGGCTTCGGCGATCACATGGCCGCCCTGGCGCAACAGGAGGCCGACGTGGTCTTCCTGCGCCCGCCGGTGACGGACGACATCGAACTGCACCACCTGGCCACCGAGCCGCGAGTGGCCTGCCTCTGCGCCGATCACCCCTTGGCGAGTCGACCCCAACTCACCCTGGCCCAGCTCTCCGGCATCCCGGTGGTCGACATGCCCACGCAGGTTCCGCGGCTGTGGTGGGACTTCTGGGCGGCTGATCCCCGCCCCGACGGCAGCCGCGTTCGCTACGGGCCGGTCGTCACCGACATGGAGTCGTTGCTGCACACGGTGGCCGCCGGCGAAGCGATGTGCTTTCTGCCGACGGCCGCCCGCGAGTACTTTCCACGCCCGGGCATCAGATACATCGATGTGGTCGACCTCAGCCCCTCCACGTCCGCCCTCGCCTGGTTGCGGCGCAGACGTTCCGAAGCCACCATCCAAGCCATCCGGCACGCCGCACGTGAAGCCACGAGCCGAGACTTCGGCGTCGCGATGTGA
- a CDS encoding serine hydrolase domain-containing protein gives MGLPRCRRTRTTATALVALMMLGACAEEGDAGRPATGSAAAASKARDGESVADFLHRVLPAGTGGTVIAARGDELAYCGGFGAADRALGTPASCRTVYDVMSITKQFTAAAILKLEVMGRLRVSDRISRFLGPVPESKRDITIDQLLTHTSGLVEALGDDYQPVSRDELVRQALASKPRSAPGEEFHYSNTGYSLLAAIVEEASGEGYEPFLARHLFTPVGMKHTGYVLPRWPRNLIAVEYDSEGRSQGRPVDHPWAADGPYWHLRGNGGMLSTAGDMLRWHRALSGDEVLPEQARQKLFAPRVRVPGLDGSYGYGWAVRETPDGRTVWHNGGNDWSLAYLTRSLRDGVLAFWVSNHAYQDGKWNLEDQAEELTQGIADRVRAEDR, from the coding sequence ATGGGTCTGCCCCGCTGCCGTCGCACCCGTACCACCGCCACCGCTCTGGTCGCCCTGATGATGCTGGGCGCGTGCGCCGAGGAGGGCGATGCCGGCCGGCCGGCCACCGGGTCCGCGGCGGCTGCCTCGAAGGCACGCGACGGGGAGTCGGTCGCCGACTTCCTCCACCGTGTCCTCCCCGCCGGGACGGGCGGCACCGTGATCGCCGCACGCGGCGACGAACTCGCGTACTGCGGAGGGTTCGGGGCAGCGGACCGCGCCTTGGGCACTCCCGCGAGCTGCCGCACCGTGTACGACGTCATGTCGATCACGAAACAGTTCACCGCCGCCGCGATCCTGAAGCTGGAGGTGATGGGACGACTGCGGGTGAGCGACCGGATCAGCCGCTTCCTGGGGCCGGTGCCCGAGAGCAAGCGCGACATCACGATCGACCAGCTGCTCACGCACACCTCGGGTCTCGTGGAGGCGCTCGGCGACGACTACCAGCCCGTCTCGCGCGACGAACTGGTGCGGCAGGCACTGGCATCGAAGCCGCGGTCGGCCCCGGGGGAGGAGTTCCACTACTCGAACACCGGGTACAGCCTGCTCGCCGCGATCGTCGAGGAGGCGTCCGGGGAGGGATACGAACCGTTCCTGGCCCGGCACCTGTTCACCCCGGTAGGCATGAAACACACGGGATACGTCCTCCCCAGGTGGCCGCGGAACCTGATCGCGGTCGAGTACGACAGCGAGGGGCGCAGCCAGGGCAGACCCGTCGACCACCCCTGGGCCGCCGACGGACCGTACTGGCACCTGCGGGGCAACGGCGGCATGCTCTCCACCGCCGGGGACATGCTCCGCTGGCACCGGGCCCTCTCCGGCGACGAGGTGCTGCCGGAGCAGGCCAGGCAGAAACTGTTCGCACCGCGCGTACGGGTACCCGGGCTGGACGGCTCGTACGGATACGGCTGGGCCGTCCGCGAAACCCCCGACGGACGGACCGTCTGGCACAACGGCGGCAACGACTGGTCGCTGGCCTATCTCACCAGGTCGCTGCGCGACGGCGTCCTGGCCTTCTGGGTGAGCAACCACGCCTACCAGGACGGCAAGTGGAACCTGGAGGACCAGGCGGAGGAGCTGACACAGGGCATCGCCGACCGCGTCCGCGCCGAGGACCGCTGA
- a CDS encoding helix-turn-helix domain-containing protein: MCEPVYVQLIRGITVMTVAPPTPPDTDAAAFVAALRRLKDWSGLSYRRLERHAADAGHCLPYSTAATMLGRQRLPREELVAAFVAACGIQGDEAQAWLDARTYIACGPAPASATPVDAAPTNIAPVVAAPARTRPWRTRWALVGAAALVTALLGGATASGVFTDDEEVVLETPTSARL, from the coding sequence TTGTGCGAGCCCGTGTACGTCCAGCTCATCAGGGGGATCACCGTCATGACCGTCGCGCCGCCCACACCGCCGGACACCGACGCGGCCGCCTTCGTGGCAGCGCTGCGTCGGCTCAAGGACTGGTCGGGGCTGAGCTACCGCCGACTGGAACGCCACGCGGCGGACGCGGGCCACTGTCTGCCGTACTCCACGGCGGCGACCATGCTCGGCAGGCAACGGCTTCCCCGTGAGGAACTCGTCGCGGCGTTCGTCGCGGCTTGCGGGATCCAGGGCGACGAGGCGCAGGCATGGCTGGACGCCCGCACCTACATCGCGTGCGGTCCCGCGCCCGCGTCCGCCACGCCTGTGGACGCCGCGCCCACGAACATCGCACCCGTGGTCGCCGCACCGGCGCGCACCAGGCCCTGGCGGACGCGGTGGGCACTCGTCGGCGCGGCGGCACTCGTCACCGCACTCCTCGGCGGGGCGACGGCGTCCGGTGTTTTCACCGACGACGAAGAAGTGGTGCTGGAGACGCCGACGTCGGCCCGCCTGTGA
- a CDS encoding Orn/Lys/Arg decarboxylase N-terminal domain-containing protein, which translates to MAEGTVLVAVTEHPEDRCAAAGQLTRIAEGIRASGLQVRWVVSVSDAEAVLRTEAGLAAAVVAWDLPPGAEEGPGGATVLHRIGRRFQNLPVFLVMADEGLGELPLWVSQSVVGYVWPLEDTPAFIAGRITTAARAYQDALLPPFFKALRRFDDAHEYSWHTPAHSGGVAFLKSPVGRAFHDYFGERLLRSDLSISVEELGSLFEHTGPIGEAERNAARVFGADRTYFVLHGDSTCNRLVGHFSVTRDEIALVDRNCHKSVLHGLVVSGARPVYLVPTRNGYGLAGPLPPAEIAADSVAARIARNPLSAGAVSSRAQYAVFTNSTYDGLCYDASAAARAFGASTPRLHFDEAWFAYARFHRLYAGRYGMSVDEEAFPGPDRPTVFATQSTHKLLAALSQSAMVHVRPAPRAPVEHDRFNEALMMHGTTSPSYPMIASLDVATAMMDGPQGEWLVDEAVTEAVRFRQEMVRIGRRIEAAGDRPPWFFGVWQPDEVTDPANGTRLPFAEASAELLRTEASCWHLEPDADWHGFSGLADGYCMLDPIKVTLTCPGVDATGVMSDWGIPARILTAYLSTRGIVVEKTDSYTTLVLFSMGITKGKWGTLLDALMDFKDLYDGDIPLERVLPALVAEHPRRYAGRSLRDLCQEMHAHLRDARLVELLDMAFQQLPEPVTPPQLCYERLIRGGTDRIPLADASGRVAAAMVTVTPPGIPVLMPGESIGEVDGPLLRYLGALEYFDRHFPGFGSETHGVTRAPDTGDYLIECLRPDEQDGPLGATTPAQRRRESRVAEPDRR; encoded by the coding sequence ATGGCTGAGGGCACGGTTCTGGTGGCGGTGACGGAACATCCGGAGGACAGGTGCGCTGCCGCCGGGCAGTTGACGCGCATCGCCGAGGGGATCCGGGCGAGTGGCCTTCAGGTCCGGTGGGTGGTGAGCGTCTCGGACGCCGAGGCGGTGCTCAGGACGGAGGCCGGTCTCGCCGCCGCGGTGGTGGCCTGGGATCTTCCGCCCGGGGCCGAGGAAGGGCCGGGTGGCGCGACCGTTCTGCACAGGATCGGACGCCGGTTCCAGAATCTGCCGGTGTTCCTGGTCATGGCGGACGAAGGGCTGGGCGAGCTGCCGCTGTGGGTGTCGCAGTCGGTGGTGGGCTACGTGTGGCCCCTGGAGGACACGCCGGCGTTCATCGCGGGGCGGATCACCACCGCCGCGCGTGCCTACCAGGACGCCCTGCTCCCGCCGTTCTTCAAAGCGCTGCGGCGCTTCGACGACGCGCACGAGTACTCATGGCACACCCCGGCGCACTCCGGCGGCGTCGCCTTCCTCAAGTCGCCCGTGGGCCGGGCCTTCCACGACTACTTCGGGGAGCGGCTGCTGCGCAGCGACCTGTCGATCTCGGTGGAGGAGCTCGGCTCACTGTTCGAGCACACCGGGCCGATCGGTGAGGCGGAACGCAACGCCGCGCGGGTCTTCGGCGCCGACCGTACGTACTTCGTCCTGCACGGTGATTCCACCTGCAACCGTCTGGTGGGCCACTTCAGTGTGACGCGTGACGAGATCGCCCTGGTGGACCGCAACTGTCACAAGTCGGTCCTGCACGGCCTGGTCGTCTCCGGCGCCCGACCGGTGTACCTGGTCCCGACCCGCAACGGCTACGGGCTCGCCGGGCCGCTGCCGCCCGCCGAGATCGCGGCGGACTCGGTTGCGGCGAGAATCGCGAGGAACCCTCTCTCGGCGGGCGCGGTGTCGTCGCGTGCCCAGTACGCGGTGTTCACCAACTCGACGTACGACGGCCTGTGTTACGACGCGTCGGCGGCGGCCCGGGCCTTCGGGGCCAGTACTCCCCGGCTGCACTTCGACGAGGCGTGGTTCGCGTACGCGCGCTTCCATCGGCTCTATGCGGGGCGCTACGGCATGTCCGTGGACGAGGAGGCGTTCCCCGGCCCCGACCGGCCGACGGTCTTCGCGACCCAGTCCACGCACAAGTTGCTGGCGGCGCTGTCACAGTCGGCCATGGTGCACGTCCGGCCCGCCCCACGGGCGCCGGTGGAGCACGACCGGTTCAACGAGGCCTTGATGATGCACGGGACGACATCGCCGTCGTATCCGATGATCGCCTCGCTGGACGTGGCCACGGCGATGATGGACGGTCCGCAAGGGGAGTGGCTGGTCGACGAGGCGGTGACGGAAGCGGTCCGGTTCCGCCAGGAGATGGTACGGATCGGGCGGCGGATCGAGGCCGCCGGGGACCGGCCGCCCTGGTTCTTCGGGGTGTGGCAGCCGGACGAGGTGACCGACCCCGCGAACGGGACGCGGCTTCCGTTCGCTGAGGCTTCGGCGGAGTTGCTGCGGACCGAGGCGTCCTGCTGGCACCTTGAACCCGACGCGGACTGGCACGGCTTTTCCGGCTTGGCCGACGGCTACTGCATGCTCGACCCGATCAAGGTCACCCTGACCTGCCCGGGAGTCGACGCGACCGGTGTGATGTCCGACTGGGGCATCCCGGCACGGATCCTCACCGCCTATCTGAGCACGCGCGGCATCGTCGTGGAGAAGACCGACAGCTACACCACGCTGGTGCTGTTCTCCATGGGCATCACCAAGGGCAAGTGGGGCACACTGCTGGACGCACTGATGGACTTCAAGGACCTCTACGACGGTGACATCCCGCTGGAGAGGGTGCTGCCGGCCCTGGTTGCCGAGCATCCGCGGCGGTACGCAGGACGGAGCCTGCGCGACCTGTGCCAGGAGATGCACGCCCACTTGCGCGACGCCCGCCTGGTCGAACTGCTCGACATGGCCTTCCAGCAACTCCCGGAGCCGGTCACCCCGCCCCAGCTGTGCTACGAGCGCCTGATCCGCGGCGGCACGGACCGCATCCCCCTGGCGGACGCGTCCGGCCGGGTGGCCGCGGCGATGGTCACGGTGACGCCGCCCGGTATCCCGGTCCTCATGCCGGGCGAAAGCATCGGAGAGGTAGACGGCCCTCTGCTCCGCTACCTCGGCGCCCTGGAGTACTTCGACCGTCACTTCCCCGGCTTCGGCAGCGAGACGCACGGGGTGACCCGTGCTCCCGACACCGGCGACTATCTGATCGAGTGCCTGCGCCCGGACGAGCAGGACGGTCCCCTCGGCGCCACGACGCCGGCGCAGCGACGGCGGGAGTCACGGGTGGCGGAGCCTGATCGGCGCTGA